One stretch of Flavobacterium sp. 9 DNA includes these proteins:
- a CDS encoding SAM-dependent methyltransferase, with the protein MKAEKTSRTAQYMALFRALETKRDVNDRLFSDPYAIDFLDSKLRFATRLSKFAPVKNYIQNTIQKKIPGAFSSGIARTKYIDDLLQDAIQNGIKQVLILGAGFDTRPLRLDFLKSIPVIEIDHPNTSNFKIQIYKNSLGQLPENVQFLQIDFNQQNLDQLAVQNDINFSLPTAVIWEGVTNYLSADAVKSTFEFISKFAKNSIVIFTYVHKEILENPKSFLGGEKLLKDLNELEEQWTFGFLPNELSDYLNQFDIKLIEDLGANEYRERFLPNRSEKGYEFYRTAFGIKQ; encoded by the coding sequence ATGAAAGCAGAAAAAACAAGTAGAACAGCCCAATATATGGCTTTGTTTCGCGCCTTAGAAACAAAACGTGACGTAAATGATCGCTTATTTTCAGATCCTTATGCAATTGATTTTCTCGATTCTAAACTAAGATTTGCTACTCGCCTTTCTAAATTTGCTCCTGTAAAAAATTACATTCAAAATACGATTCAAAAAAAAATTCCCGGTGCTTTTTCTTCCGGAATTGCCAGAACTAAATATATCGATGATTTACTGCAAGATGCAATTCAAAATGGCATAAAACAAGTCCTGATTTTAGGTGCGGGATTTGATACCAGACCGCTTCGTCTTGATTTTCTAAAATCGATTCCTGTTATAGAAATTGATCATCCTAACACTTCAAATTTTAAAATACAAATCTATAAAAACAGTCTTGGTCAGCTTCCAGAAAACGTTCAGTTTCTCCAAATCGATTTCAACCAACAAAATCTGGATCAACTGGCGGTTCAGAACGATATCAATTTCAGCCTCCCAACTGCAGTAATTTGGGAAGGCGTTACCAATTATTTATCTGCAGATGCTGTTAAAAGCACTTTTGAATTTATTTCAAAATTTGCCAAAAACTCTATTGTCATTTTTACTTACGTACACAAAGAAATTCTCGAAAATCCGAAATCATTTTTAGGTGGCGAAAAATTATTAAAAGATCTTAATGAGCTGGAAGAACAATGGACATTTGGTTTCTTGCCCAATGAATTATCCGATTATTTAAATCAATTTGATATCAAACTAATAGAAGATTTAGGAGCTAATGAATATCGGGAAAGATTTCTTCCTAATCGATCTGAAAAAGGTTATGAATTTTACCGAACTGCTTTTGGAATAAAACAATAG
- a CDS encoding MBG domain-containing protein, with amino-acid sequence MNKNLLIVLAFLLFNIGYGQGGTINTSAPVLASINTVYGTASNSDSFLVSGINIDQRIEVTPPLGFEVSRNGTIFTDTVLINTPTGGRGDIGPTLIYIRLKGTIPANVYGGMYFSLTSPDADDLEVFMSPSTVNKGALTILADNKSKMYGNSNPDLTASYSGFVLGDNINSLTTPIKIQTIADETSGAGIYNITVTGGESPNYIIYGYPGKLTIGKAPLTITTNDASKVYGSLNPTFTTTYFGFVNGDNETKLTTKPTFATSADTASPVGKYEITASGAVSSNYNISYGTTKGFLDVTPAKLSITTNDGSKVYGSLNPDFTATYFGFVNGDNETKLTTKPTITTIADTSSPVGKYEITAAGAVSPNYEISYGTPNGFLTVTPAKLTINTNDTSKVYGSSNPDFTATYVGFVNGDNETKLTTKPTITTIADTSSPVGKYEITAAGTVSPNYEISYGTPNGFLTVTPAKLTITTNDNSKVYGSLNPTFTTTYVGFVNGDNETKLTTKPTIATSADTTSPVGKYEIIASGAVSPNYEIVYGNPNGFLTITPAKLTITTNDASKVYGSSNPDFTATFVGFVNGDNETKLTTKPTITTIADTSSPVGKYAITAIGAVSSNYEITYDNKGFLTVTPAALTITTIDNSKVYGSVNPVLAVSYDGFVSGESEANLTTKPIISTVAVTVSVIGKYAITAIGAVSSNYEITYNNKGILNVTPAALTITTIDNSKVYGSVNPVLAVSYDGFVSAESEANLTTKPTISTVAITGSAVGKYAITAIGAVSSNYEITYNNKGILNVTPAALTIKADDKKKERGMDNPVLTLSYVGFVPGETEADLTTKPTIATVAVKESPAGEYDIIVSGATSSNYTITFEKGILTVTKSSNADLSNIVISDGSLDKPFDTDAKGYKVEVPYEINSYVINPIPVDPNATVEMKIDGKVIDPTAPFDLKVGDNVVTIVVTAEDGVTQETYTVVVTREAAPLSNDSGLTDLAISKGTLSPAFAEGTTAYTDTVPNDVAGITVTPITSDPTATITVNGKPVPSGTASENLPLEVGENEIKTVVTAQDGTITTYIVVVTREAASLSNDSGLTDLAISKGTLSPAFAEGTTAYTDTVPNDVAGITVTPITADPTATITVNGKPVPSGTASANLPLEVGENEIKTVVTAQDGTITTYTVIVTREAAPAPDNAGLSDIALSDGALSPAFNTDTKGYEVDVPNETNSIVITPKTIDPDATVVMTIDGKVIDPTSPIDLKVGDNAVTIVVTAPDGTTDTYIVIVNRADAVLQPIVPTNIITPNGDGKNDNWIVPGLDQYPNNSVKVFDRAARLVYSKNNYNNEWDGTYKGSPLNEDTYYYLIDLGNGSPKLKGFITIIRDNN; translated from the coding sequence ATGAACAAAAATTTACTTATTGTATTAGCCTTCCTTTTATTTAATATAGGGTATGGACAAGGGGGGACAATTAATACAAGTGCTCCTGTTTTAGCATCAATAAATACTGTATATGGTACTGCATCGAATTCAGATAGCTTTTTAGTATCTGGGATTAATATTGATCAGAGGATTGAAGTTACACCTCCTTTAGGATTTGAAGTTAGTAGAAATGGAACTATTTTTACAGATACAGTCCTTATTAACACTCCTACCGGGGGTAGAGGAGATATTGGACCTACATTAATTTATATTCGATTAAAGGGGACAATTCCTGCAAACGTTTATGGAGGGATGTATTTCTCATTAACAAGCCCGGATGCTGATGATTTAGAAGTATTTATGTCACCAAGTACTGTAAATAAGGGTGCACTAACTATTTTGGCAGATAATAAAAGTAAGATGTATGGTAACTCAAACCCTGATCTTACTGCATCTTATTCAGGATTTGTTCTTGGGGACAATATAAATAGTTTAACAACTCCAATTAAGATTCAAACTATTGCAGATGAAACAAGTGGTGCTGGAATATATAATATCACAGTTACAGGAGGAGAATCTCCAAATTATATTATTTATGGTTATCCTGGTAAGTTGACTATTGGAAAAGCTCCTTTAACTATAACAACAAATGATGCTAGTAAGGTTTACGGATCATTGAATCCTACTTTTACAACAACTTATTTTGGTTTTGTCAATGGAGATAATGAAACAAAGTTAACTACAAAACCTACATTTGCTACTTCAGCAGATACCGCAAGTCCTGTTGGGAAATATGAAATAACAGCTAGTGGTGCAGTTTCGTCAAACTATAATATTAGTTATGGTACGACAAAAGGATTCTTAGATGTTACTCCTGCAAAATTATCTATAACGACAAATGATGGTAGTAAAGTTTACGGATCATTAAATCCTGATTTTACAGCAACTTATTTTGGTTTTGTCAATGGCGATAATGAAACGAAGTTAACTACAAAGCCTACAATTACTACTATTGCGGATACATCAAGTCCCGTAGGGAAATACGAAATAACAGCTGCTGGTGCAGTTTCACCAAACTATGAAATTAGTTATGGTACTCCAAATGGTTTCTTAACTGTTACTCCCGCAAAATTAACAATAAATACAAATGATACTAGTAAAGTTTACGGATCATCGAATCCTGATTTTACAGCAACTTATGTTGGTTTTGTCAATGGCGATAATGAAACTAAGTTAACTACAAAGCCTACAATTACTACTATTGCAGATACATCAAGTCCCGTAGGGAAATACGAAATAACAGCTGCTGGTACAGTTTCACCAAACTATGAAATTAGTTATGGTACTCCAAATGGTTTCTTAACTGTTACACCTGCAAAATTAACTATAACTACAAATGATAATAGTAAAGTTTATGGATCATTGAATCCTACTTTTACCACAACTTATGTTGGTTTTGTCAATGGAGATAATGAAACAAAGTTAACTACAAAGCCTACAATTGCTACTTCAGCAGATACCACAAGTCCAGTTGGGAAATACGAAATCATTGCTAGTGGAGCAGTTTCACCAAACTATGAGATTGTTTATGGTAATCCAAATGGTTTCTTAACTATTACTCCTGCAAAATTAACTATCACTACCAATGATGCTAGTAAAGTTTACGGATCATCGAATCCTGATTTTACAGCAACTTTTGTTGGCTTTGTCAATGGAGATAATGAAACGAAATTAACTACAAAGCCTACAATTACTACTATTGCAGATACATCAAGTCCCGTTGGGAAATATGCCATTACTGCTATTGGAGCGGTTTCTTCAAATTATGAAATTACCTATGATAATAAAGGATTTTTGACTGTTACTCCTGCAGCTTTAACTATTACCACAATTGATAATAGTAAAGTTTACGGATCAGTAAATCCAGTTTTAGCAGTAAGTTATGATGGTTTTGTTTCTGGAGAAAGTGAAGCAAATTTAACAACAAAACCTATAATCTCTACTGTAGCAGTTACAGTAAGTGTAATAGGGAAATATGCTATTACTGCTATTGGAGCGGTTTCTTCAAATTATGAAATTACCTATAACAACAAAGGTATTTTAAATGTTACTCCAGCAGCTTTAACTATTACCACAATTGATAATAGTAAAGTTTACGGATCAGTAAATCCAGTTTTAGCAGTAAGTTATGATGGTTTTGTTTCTGCGGAAAGTGAAGCAAATTTAACAACAAAACCTACAATCTCTACTGTAGCAATTACAGGAAGTGCAGTTGGGAAATATGCTATTACTGCTATTGGAGCAGTTTCTTCAAATTATGAAATTACGTATAACAACAAAGGGATCTTAAATGTTACTCCAGCAGCTTTAACTATCAAAGCAGATGATAAGAAAAAAGAACGCGGTATGGATAATCCAGTTTTAACATTAAGTTATGTTGGGTTTGTTCCAGGAGAAACTGAAGCAGATTTAACAACAAAACCTACAATTGCAACTGTAGCAGTTAAAGAAAGCCCAGCAGGAGAATATGATATCATTGTTAGTGGTGCAACTTCTTCAAACTATACTATTACTTTTGAAAAAGGTATTTTAACGGTGACAAAATCTAGTAATGCAGATTTGTCTAATATTGTTATTAGTGATGGTTCTCTGGATAAGCCATTTGATACAGATGCAAAAGGTTATAAAGTAGAGGTTCCGTATGAAATTAATTCATATGTAATCAATCCAATACCAGTTGATCCAAATGCAACGGTTGAAATGAAAATTGATGGAAAAGTTATTGATCCAACAGCTCCATTTGATTTAAAAGTAGGAGATAACGTAGTAACAATAGTTGTTACAGCTGAAGATGGAGTTACGCAAGAAACATATACAGTAGTTGTAACAAGAGAAGCAGCTCCGTTATCTAATGATTCAGGTTTAACAGATTTAGCGATTAGCAAAGGAACTTTAAGTCCAGCTTTTGCAGAAGGAACTACAGCTTATACCGATACAGTACCAAATGATGTTGCAGGAATTACTGTTACACCAATTACATCTGATCCTACAGCAACTATAACTGTAAACGGAAAACCAGTTCCAAGTGGAACAGCTTCAGAAAATCTTCCATTAGAAGTTGGTGAGAATGAAATTAAAACTGTAGTTACAGCTCAGGACGGTACAATTACTACTTACATTGTAGTTGTAACAAGAGAAGCGGCTTCGTTATCTAATGATTCAGGTTTAACAGATTTAGCGATTAGCAAAGGAACTTTAAGTCCAGCTTTTGCAGAAGGAACTACAGCTTATACCGATACAGTACCAAATGATGTTGCAGGAATTACTGTTACACCAATTACAGCTGATCCTACAGCAACAATAACTGTAAATGGAAAACCAGTTCCAAGCGGAACAGCTTCAGCAAATCTTCCATTAGAAGTTGGAGAGAATGAAATTAAAACTGTAGTTACAGCTCAGGACGGTACAATTACTACTTACACAGTAATTGTTACAAGAGAAGCAGCGCCAGCTCCTGATAATGCAGGTTTATCTGATATTGCATTAAGTGATGGTGCTTTGAGTCCTGCTTTTAATACAGACACAAAAGGTTATGAAGTGGATGTGCCAAATGAAACGAATTCAATTGTAATTACTCCAAAAACTATTGATCCAGATGCAACGGTTGTAATGACAATTGATGGAAAAGTTATTGACCCTACATCTCCAATAGATTTAAAGGTTGGCGACAATGCAGTTACAATTGTTGTTACAGCTCCTGACGGAACTACAGATACATATATTGTTATTGTAAATAGAGCAGATGCAGTATTACAACCAATTGTACCTACAAATATTATTACTCCAAACGGAGATGGTAAAAATGATAATTGGATAGTTCCGGGTCTTGATCAATATCCAAACAACTCAGTTAAAGTTTTTGATAGAGCAGCGAGATTGGTTTATTCTAAAAATAATTACAACAATGAGTGGGATGGTACTTATAAAGGATCTCCGCTTAACGAGGATACTTATTATTATTTAATTGATCTAGGAAATGGATCACCTAAACTTAAAGGATTCATTACAATTATTAGAGACAATAATTAA
- a CDS encoding alpha/beta fold hydrolase, protein MNAQSINALNSKTEFADVSGRKIAYRSIGKGDPIILVNRFRGTLDTWDPLFLDQLAEKYKVITFDYSGIGYSTGTLATDLKDVAKDVKDLADFLKIKKTIIIGWSYGGLVAQVATLQYSDLITQTVLLGTGPPGERVVPLEQAFLDAALKPINDFNDEIVLFFEPTSDESKKQAKASHDRIAQRLDVSKIPSTMDVFQLYFQGSAGLTEDKENFKGKLENTKTPILIISGDHDISFAVENWYPLTRKLSTAQLIVLPQTGHAPQHQHVTLVVNYIDNFLQNK, encoded by the coding sequence ATGAATGCACAATCCATTAATGCCTTAAATTCGAAAACAGAATTTGCAGATGTTTCAGGGCGAAAAATTGCTTACCGTTCTATCGGTAAAGGAGATCCAATTATTTTGGTAAACCGGTTTAGAGGAACTCTTGATACTTGGGATCCATTATTTTTAGATCAGCTTGCGGAAAAATACAAAGTAATTACTTTTGATTATTCTGGAATTGGTTATTCTACCGGAACTTTAGCAACAGATCTAAAAGATGTTGCCAAAGATGTTAAAGATCTAGCCGATTTCCTTAAAATAAAAAAAACAATCATTATTGGTTGGTCTTATGGCGGATTAGTAGCACAAGTAGCGACTTTGCAATATTCGGATCTAATTACTCAAACTGTGTTATTAGGAACCGGACCTCCGGGTGAAAGAGTTGTTCCGCTTGAGCAAGCTTTTCTGGATGCTGCATTAAAACCTATAAATGATTTTAATGATGAAATTGTACTTTTCTTCGAACCTACTTCTGACGAAAGTAAAAAACAGGCTAAAGCATCGCATGACCGAATTGCGCAGCGATTAGATGTTTCTAAAATCCCTTCTACAATGGATGTTTTTCAACTTTATTTTCAAGGAAGCGCTGGTCTGACTGAAGACAAAGAAAACTTTAAAGGTAAACTCGAAAATACCAAAACTCCAATTCTAATTATTTCCGGAGATCATGATATTAGTTTTGCCGTTGAAAATTGGTATCCATTGACCCGAAAACTTTCTACAGCACAACTTATCGTACTTCCGCAAACAGGACATGCTCCACAACATCAACATGTAACATTAGTAGTTAATTATATTGATAATTTTCTTCAAAATAAATAA
- a CDS encoding DUF3754 domain-containing protein, with product MTREHYIPFNKEFLLEQQINTFAEDQEKVDNFKKLFDIIEHYFHYEAFNLNRNLKQNYALFDPDLSLKERKGFIGKSDFSVFKETLLTVLEQGNYIRIDQETLNKAFQDSDLIGLKLSIDFNAFQDYELYVRGHHKSKEKVKKYFFWKKEIEIEYYDRVMIYLHYNDTHFLKQNKVKLGKMPIEPGSVVLKIFKRVPKNDIETIFPNAIPRMSTTDKLLLWIPGIFGGISLLSTKVIPALISMYDAYETGEAIDLLNSKTSLNQGLIALGILSLYLFRQYNNFVNKKIKYSKILSDSLYFKNLGNNSGAFYSLLNSSEEEVLKETILAYTFLYKSNKPLTAEELDSQIESWFETKLKTNLDFNVKNALEKLKNIGLGIETNEKWEVLLLDQALIKIDELWDGVFNYNQQQIF from the coding sequence ATGACACGAGAACATTATATTCCCTTCAATAAGGAATTCTTACTCGAACAACAAATAAACACTTTCGCCGAAGACCAAGAAAAAGTTGATAATTTTAAAAAACTGTTTGATATTATCGAACATTATTTTCATTATGAAGCTTTTAATTTAAACCGAAATCTTAAGCAAAACTATGCTTTGTTTGATCCGGATTTGAGTTTAAAAGAGCGAAAAGGTTTTATAGGCAAAAGTGATTTTTCGGTTTTTAAGGAAACATTGCTTACGGTTTTAGAGCAGGGAAATTATATTCGTATTGATCAGGAAACTTTAAATAAAGCATTTCAGGATTCTGATTTGATTGGTTTAAAACTTTCGATCGATTTTAATGCTTTTCAGGATTATGAATTATACGTTCGCGGACATCATAAATCGAAAGAAAAAGTGAAGAAATATTTCTTTTGGAAGAAAGAAATTGAAATCGAATATTACGATCGTGTCATGATTTATTTGCATTATAATGACACTCATTTTTTAAAGCAAAACAAAGTCAAATTAGGTAAAATGCCTATCGAACCGGGATCTGTTGTTTTAAAAATCTTTAAGCGCGTTCCTAAAAATGATATTGAAACTATTTTTCCAAATGCAATTCCGAGAATGTCAACTACAGATAAATTACTGCTGTGGATTCCGGGGATTTTTGGTGGAATTTCATTGTTAAGTACAAAAGTAATTCCGGCTTTGATTAGTATGTATGACGCTTATGAGACAGGTGAAGCCATTGATTTATTAAACAGTAAAACGTCGCTGAATCAAGGTTTAATTGCGCTGGGAATTTTGTCCCTTTATTTATTTCGCCAATACAACAACTTTGTAAATAAGAAAATTAAATATTCTAAAATACTCTCCGACAGTCTTTATTTTAAGAATCTCGGAAACAATAGTGGTGCTTTTTATTCTCTTTTAAACTCTTCTGAAGAAGAAGTTCTTAAGGAAACTATTTTGGCTTATACCTTTTTATACAAAAGCAACAAACCTCTTACTGCAGAAGAATTGGACTCTCAAATTGAATCCTGGTTTGAAACAAAGCTGAAAACTAATCTTGATTTTAATGTAAAAAATGCGCTGGAAAAGTTAAAGAACATTGGACTTGGTATCGAAACCAATGAAAAATGGGAAGTTTTGCTGCTGGATCAGGCGTTAATTAAAATTGACGAATTATGGGATGGTGTTTTTAACTATAATCAACAACAGATTTTTTAA
- a CDS encoding YkgJ family cysteine cluster protein — translation MAIEQKVRLVEELFERLEIEISAFKSETHLYCNAGCGKCCSKPNIDASPLEFLPWAFHLFLNGKAEETLEELNNSSTKNCLLYRPLSVLENHKGACSNYRYRGLICRLFGYAANTDKYGKLRLATCSIIKEEQKQNFNKSEESINKGQYVPIFTDYYMKLAQIDFKMGMTLLPINEALKKAIEEVLHYYAYRPFPGGLENIA, via the coding sequence ATGGCAATAGAACAGAAAGTTCGGCTGGTTGAAGAATTGTTTGAGCGGCTTGAAATTGAAATTTCCGCATTTAAATCTGAAACTCATTTGTATTGTAATGCTGGTTGTGGCAAATGTTGTTCTAAACCAAACATAGACGCTTCTCCATTAGAATTTTTGCCTTGGGCGTTTCATTTGTTTTTAAATGGCAAAGCCGAAGAAACTTTAGAAGAATTAAACAATTCTAGTACTAAAAACTGTCTTTTATATCGACCACTTTCTGTATTAGAAAATCATAAAGGAGCTTGCAGTAATTATCGTTATCGCGGATTAATATGCCGTCTTTTTGGTTATGCCGCGAATACAGATAAATATGGAAAACTAAGATTAGCCACCTGCTCAATAATTAAAGAAGAGCAAAAGCAAAACTTTAATAAAAGTGAAGAATCAATTAATAAAGGACAATATGTACCCATTTTTACTGATTATTATATGAAGCTCGCACAAATTGATTTCAAAATGGGAATGACTTTACTTCCCATAAACGAAGCACTAAAAAAAGCAATCGAGGAGGTTTTACATTATTACGCTTACAGGCCATTTCCGGGCGGACTTGAGAATATTGCTTAA
- a CDS encoding PorP/SprF family type IX secretion system membrane protein yields MKIKSMRAIYIQAIMFLLILGTNSAHAQLTEYESMYFQNQYINNPAMAGLEQGMKFNIGYQRQWDEVPGNPILMNATFEYNSGNRTGLGLNVNSDRAGLINRTRIMATYAYHLPIGVDQKIHFGLSAGAKFSSIDYNKVVGSMDDIALQNYNEGAIFDGDLGIAYTTRLLTVQASLPKLHNLFYENDNGIKNYADRSTFYSAVSYKFLLSNEDENLNIEPLVAYRGIKGHKDILDMGGRFNFPDYKMNLSAFYHTNKTVSTAFGISLDDLGVFLAYSKYFGSLGAYANNTFEVGLNYKL; encoded by the coding sequence ATGAAAATAAAATCAATGAGAGCAATCTATATACAGGCAATTATGTTCCTGCTTATATTAGGAACAAACTCCGCACATGCGCAGTTAACAGAATACGAGTCCATGTATTTTCAAAATCAATATATTAACAACCCTGCAATGGCAGGGTTAGAACAAGGAATGAAATTCAATATTGGTTACCAAAGACAATGGGATGAAGTTCCGGGGAATCCCATATTAATGAATGCAACCTTCGAATACAATTCTGGAAACAGAACCGGATTGGGATTAAATGTTAATAGTGACAGAGCTGGTTTAATCAATAGAACAAGAATAATGGCGACTTATGCATATCACCTGCCAATAGGAGTTGATCAAAAAATCCATTTTGGATTGTCTGCAGGAGCAAAATTTTCTTCTATAGATTACAATAAGGTAGTAGGAAGTATGGATGATATTGCATTACAGAATTATAACGAAGGTGCAATTTTTGACGGAGATCTTGGTATTGCTTATACCACCAGATTATTAACTGTTCAGGCATCATTACCAAAACTTCATAATCTTTTTTATGAAAATGATAATGGCATTAAAAATTATGCAGATCGTTCGACCTTTTATTCAGCCGTGAGTTACAAGTTCTTATTGTCAAATGAGGATGAAAACTTAAATATTGAGCCATTGGTTGCTTATAGAGGTATTAAAGGGCATAAAGACATTTTAGATATGGGAGGAAGATTTAATTTTCCAGATTATAAGATGAACTTATCAGCTTTTTATCATACCAATAAAACAGTATCTACAGCGTTTGGAATTTCGCTTGATGATTTAGGTGTTTTTCTAGCATACTCTAAATATTTTGGTAGTTTGGGTGCTTATGCAAACAATACTTTTGAAGTTGGGTTAAATTACAAATTGTAA
- a CDS encoding DUF962 domain-containing protein, whose translation MRTLEQWFEEYAVSHQNPKNKAIHYVCVPAIFFSIVGLLMSIPSGFIANTLKLNAPIIENWAVVVLLFVLVFYIRLSVSMAIKIAIFSAICLVINYYIGQVFPLWIFSIGVFVIAWIGQFYGHNIEGKKPSFLKDLQFLMIGPAWVVENLFSRK comes from the coding sequence ATGAGAACATTAGAACAATGGTTTGAAGAATATGCAGTAAGTCATCAAAATCCAAAAAACAAGGCGATTCATTACGTTTGTGTACCTGCAATCTTTTTTTCGATAGTTGGTTTATTAATGAGCATTCCAAGTGGTTTTATTGCTAACACTTTAAAACTAAATGCTCCTATTATCGAAAATTGGGCAGTTGTTGTTCTTCTTTTTGTTCTTGTTTTTTATATTCGATTATCGGTTTCAATGGCGATTAAAATTGCCATTTTCTCTGCAATTTGTCTGGTTATAAATTATTACATCGGACAGGTATTTCCGTTATGGATTTTTTCTATTGGAGTTTTTGTTATCGCCTGGATTGGTCAATTCTACGGACATAATATTGAGGGTAAAAAACCTTCTTTCTTAAAAGATCTTCAATTTTTAATGATTGGTCCGGCTTGGGTTGTAGAAAATTTGTTTTCCAGAAAATAA
- a CDS encoding metal-dependent hydrolase: protein MKVTYYGHSCFSVFANGKHILFDPFITANELAKDVDVDTIKADYILVSHAHYDHILDVERIAKNTGAKVLGNFEIYNWLLKNGIENAHPINPGGKFDFDFGTVKCVIAQHPSSFMDGSYGGIACGFVLTTVDGNFYYSGDTALTLDMQLITKFTKLDFAVLPIGDGLTMGIEEAIEASKLVEVDKILGVHYDTFGFIIMDHEKALNAFTKENLKLFLPKIGETIEL from the coding sequence ATGAAAGTAACGTATTATGGGCATTCTTGTTTTTCTGTATTTGCCAATGGAAAACATATTCTCTTTGACCCTTTTATTACTGCAAACGAATTGGCAAAAGATGTTGATGTTGATACTATAAAAGCCGATTATATTCTGGTTTCACATGCACATTATGATCACATTTTAGACGTTGAAAGGATCGCAAAAAATACCGGAGCTAAAGTTCTCGGAAATTTTGAAATCTATAACTGGCTTCTTAAAAACGGGATCGAAAACGCACATCCTATTAATCCCGGAGGTAAATTTGACTTTGATTTTGGAACTGTAAAATGTGTAATTGCGCAACATCCAAGTAGCTTTATGGATGGCTCATATGGCGGAATTGCCTGCGGATTTGTACTAACCACTGTCGACGGAAATTTTTACTATAGCGGAGATACTGCTTTGACGCTCGATATGCAGCTTATCACGAAATTTACTAAACTTGATTTTGCCGTTCTCCCAATTGGCGATGGCTTAACTATGGGCATTGAAGAAGCTATTGAAGCTTCAAAACTTGTAGAGGTTGATAAAATCTTAGGTGTTCATTATGATACTTTTGGTTTTATTATCATGGATCATGAAAAGGCTCTGAACGCTTTTACAAAAGAAAATTTAAAACTGTTTTTACCCAAAATTGGTGAGACAATCGAATTGTAA
- a CDS encoding CPBP family intramembrane glutamic endopeptidase: MILKILLESAVPVLLLLPLIFIFAKDKNQIKTIVLFVLIFICYQILLKIPLEYKAFQIINGKRNWTGKLFGISFGLLTYLLLYQKLKPFNFLRFKQDKKALLKTILVSSILICTAFFSYFDTRTDFNIEILAFQLTMPGIDEEIMFRGILLALLLTCLQDKIRIKDKTFGNPSVLIIGILFGLVHGFSVTDGLELRFEFYPFIWTSVSGYILSWITIESKSILLPILSHNMINFIQTLMKMIK, translated from the coding sequence ATGATATTAAAGATACTTTTGGAAAGCGCTGTGCCTGTTTTACTTCTTTTACCTCTAATTTTTATTTTTGCAAAGGATAAAAATCAAATTAAAACCATTGTACTTTTTGTATTAATCTTTATTTGTTATCAGATACTTTTAAAAATTCCATTAGAATATAAAGCGTTTCAGATCATAAATGGGAAAAGAAACTGGACTGGAAAACTATTTGGAATTTCTTTTGGCTTATTGACCTATTTATTATTGTATCAAAAACTAAAACCTTTTAATTTCTTACGTTTCAAACAAGATAAAAAGGCTTTGCTAAAAACAATTTTAGTCTCATCAATATTGATTTGTACTGCTTTTTTCTCTTACTTCGATACTCGTACAGATTTTAATATCGAGATTCTTGCTTTTCAATTGACAATGCCTGGAATTGATGAAGAAATTATGTTTAGAGGCATTCTTCTAGCGCTTTTATTAACTTGTTTACAAGACAAAATTAGAATTAAAGACAAAACTTTTGGTAATCCAAGCGTCTTAATCATAGGTATATTATTTGGTCTTGTACATGGATTTAGTGTAACAGATGGTCTTGAATTGAGGTTTGAATTTTATCCGTTTATATGGACGTCTGTGTCTGGTTATATTTTGAGCTGGATAACTATAGAGAGCAAAAGTATCTTACTTCCGATACTATCACACAACATGATTAATTTTATACAGACTTTAATGAAAATGATAAAATAA